The Candidatus Eisenbacteria bacterium genomic sequence CGCAAATCACGAGCATGCGGCTCCGGATCGGATCGTAGAGGAATCCCGCGGCGTTCCGAGGCGAAGGCGGTCCACCGGTAGGAGCGAGCTGCGTCCAGCCGCCGGCGACGGTGAATTGCCAGAGATCGTTCAGGAAGTTGGCGCCGTCGTAGCCGCCAAATCTCAACATCCTGCCGTTGACCGGATCCCATGCCGCCGATGCGCCCGCGCGGTTCAGGGAAGCCGTGGCGGCCATGGTCCACGCCCCGCAAGCGGCAGGTGGAGTGACGAAACTCGCGGTGACGGTCTTGTTCGCATCCATCAGTAGGCTGACGGGGTTGGAGGTGCCCGTCACGTCCCCGTTCCATTGCGAGAAGGCGTACCCGTCCGCGGGCACGGCGGTCAGCTCAACGGTGCTGCCGCCCGGATAAGCGCTTTGATTCGGAGATCGCGTCACAGTCCCCGAGCCGCTCGGAGAGACGTTGGTGGTCAGTGCGAAAGCATCGAAGCTGGCGGTGATGTTCTTCGATGCGTCCATGGTGATGACCAGCGGATTGTCCGTGCCGCTGGCATCGCCACTCCAGCCCAGGAATGGAAAGGGCGAAGTCGAGGCCGTGAGGGTGACCTGGGACCCCGGTGGAAAGACGCTTTGGTTCGGACTCTTGGCGACGGTCCCACTCCCTGAAGGAGTGATGGTCAGGTTGAGCGAGTAGCCTGTGAAGTTCGCCGTGATGTTCTTTGGCCCATCCATGGTCACGGTGAGTGGGTTTGTCGAACCGCTCGCGTCACCGCTCCAGTTGATGAAGCCGAAGCCGGTCGCGGGGTTCGCCGTGAGCGTGACCTGGGTCCCTGGTGGGAACGAGGGGAGATTCGGGCTTCGGCTGACGGTGCCGGACCCCGCCGGCGCTACCGATGTGGCCAGCGCGTAGGTGACAAAGTTGGCCGTGATGTTTTTTTGCCCATCCATGGTCACAATGAGCGGGTTGGTCGTTCCACTGGCGTCGCCGCTCCAGCCTGTAAATGCATAACCTGCGGCAGCGTTCGCGGTGAGGGTCACCTGCGAACCCGGTCCGTAACTCGGCTGGTCCGGACTCTTGCTTACCGTTCCGCCGGCAGTCGGGGAGGATTGGGCAGTCAGGACGTACGTCGCGAAGTTGGCGACGATGGTCTTGTTCGCATCCATCGTGATGGTCAGTGGATTCGCATTGCCACTGGCGTCTCCGCTCCAGCCTGTGAATCCGTAATAGTCAAAAGGATAGGGATAGAGGGTGACTTGCGAGTTGGCGGGCTGACAAGCGCCACTCGGGTCCTGTTGGATCAATCCGCCAGTTGAGGGAGCGGCCGTCAACGTCAAACCGAACGATGGCGGGAACGAGAGCGCCCAGATGTCGTTGTAGTTCGTGCCGAATTGATTTCCGCCGAAGACGAGCATCCGATCATGAGTAGCATCCCACATGGCCTGGGTATAGCCCCGAGCGTAGAGAGTGTTGCTCGTTTCCATCGTGCTCCAAGTCGGTGCGGCCGACAGATCGAGCGCGTAGGTGGCATGGTTGGTCCCTCCGCCGATGATCTCTCCGTAGCTGACGATCAAGCGATCACGAACGGGGTCGTAGACGCCGAGATGGGCCCCTAGCGGAGGAGGAGAGCCGCCCGCAGTCGTTAGCTGGCTCCAGCTCGGTGTTCCGCTCAACGTGAGAGCCCAAACCGTGTCGTCGTTCCAGCCATGGGTCAGCATGCGGTTTCGCGGCGAATCGAAGACCGACACGTGGTATTGGCGCGCCGGCGCCGGTCCCCCCGTGGGGCTCAATGCACTCCAGGACGTACCGCCGGCAAGGGACAGCGCCCAGACGTCCGAAAGAGCGTTGGAGCCCAGATCGGCGCCACCGTAGACGACGATGCGGTTGCGTGGTGAATCCAGGATCGCCGTGTGCACGCTGCGAGCAGGCGGAGGCGTACCCGTCGGAGTCAGATGGGTCCACGTCAGCGAAGAGAGAGACAACTGCCACGTGTCGTTGAGCACGCCGTCCTCGTCCGCCCCTCCAAACAGGATGAGGCGGTCGCCCGCCGGGTCGTAGGTCGCGGTGGCGTCCTTTCGTGCCGTCGGCCATGTGGCCGTCGGACCAGACTGTGACCAGGCATTTCCGGTGAACGAATACATCCATAGATCGCGAGCCAATTGTTGACCCGGATTGGTGGACCCACCGAAGACGACGAGCCGTTGGCGGGAAGCGTCATAGATGACTCCGGCGCCCATTCGAGGGGGAGGAACCTGCCCCGCCGGCGTGAGCATGGACCAGGCGGGAGACCCAGCGAGGTTGCCCAGGGTCCAGAACTGGTCGGCGGCGAAGGACAGCATGCGCTGGCGAATGGGATCGTAGATGGAAGCAAAAGTGTATTGCGGCGCCGGCGTCGGCCCCGTCGGAGTCAATTGCGTCCACCTGATCGGATTGGTGTAGCTCAGG encodes the following:
- a CDS encoding kelch repeat-containing protein; this translates as MWRDGHCTVYDSARDRLLVLGGYAGQWNTTDVLWSVSLGGTSSLTEVPTDNFSTVGIGVYGAAAIYDPLRDRVITFGGFWANGSWSGGGDCPGNAYELTLSGTPTWNGIEVAGDYSPPDRAWSSAIYDPVNDRMVLFGGQHMCGASAANDVWALSLSGTPTWTQMTPTGTPPPGRSGHTAVYDVPRNRMLVYGGYDGNGNTLGDVYALTLTGSPSWSLVSPNGGPPVARGGQTAITDAPGNRMLIFGGWDTNGIELFDTWSLSYTNPIRWTQLTPTGPTPAPQYTFASIYDPIRQRMLSFAADQFWTLGNLAGSPAWSMLTPAGQVPPPRMGAGVIYDASRQRLVVFGGSTNPGQQLARDLWMYSFTGNAWSQSGPTATWPTARKDATATYDPAGDRLILFGGADEDGVLNDTWQLSLSSLTWTHLTPTGTPPPARSVHTAILDSPRNRIVVYGGADLGSNALSDVWALSLAGGTSWSALSPTGGPAPARQYHVSVFDSPRNRMLTHGWNDDTVWALTLSGTPSWSQLTTAGGSPPPLGAHLGVYDPVRDRLIVSYGEIIGGGTNHATYALDLSAAPTWSTMETSNTLYARGYTQAMWDATHDRMLVFGGNQFGTNYNDIWALSFPPSFGLTLTAAPSTGGLIQQDPSGACQPANSQVTLYPYPFDYYGFTGWSGDASGNANPLTITMDANKTIVANFATYVLTAQSSPTAGGTVSKSPDQPSYGPGSQVTLTANAAAGYAFTGWSGDASGTTNPLIVTMDGQKNITANFVTYALATSVAPAGSGTVSRSPNLPSFPPGTQVTLTANPATGFGFINWSGDASGSTNPLTVTMDGPKNITANFTGYSLNLTITPSGSGTVAKSPNQSVFPPGSQVTLTASTSPFPFLGWSGDASGTDNPLVITMDASKNITASFDAFALTTNVSPSGSGTVTRSPNQSAYPGGSTVELTAVPADGYAFSQWNGDVTGTSNPVSLLMDANKTVTASFVTPPAACGAWTMAATASLNRAGASAAWDPVNGRMLRFGGYDGANFLNDLWQFTVAGGWTQLAPTGGPPSPRNAAGFLYDPIRSRMLVICGNAGSPPNDVWQLSMGSTPTWSLVATAGTTPPGRFAFSTIYDPLRDRVILFGGYPNTNQVWELSLAGTPTWTQLSPSGTPPAARYGHVGVYDPVRDRMLIQGGAQEAGSLTIFSDLWALSLSGAPAWTQLSSSGDPAPQSYLARGIYDTDRDRMLVISGLGPGGSNMDAVWGLSLEFQPYWTRIPTGGLPLTARYFHSAVYEPNMNLVLVANGITPAGSYRQDTKRLDCAGGSWLQAVATNGNVQFIPAKGCYAVDEHVTLIASPSGGAGFNQWLGDASGNANPLDVTMDTDKTIFAEIVGRTTAVEDLPLAFALEDIRPNPNPGPVRVTYALPRAANVRLGIYDITGRLVGRLAAGVRPAGRHTATWDGLDRGRSATAGIYFVRFETPAGSWSQKVALIR